In Candidatus Nitronauta litoralis, one DNA window encodes the following:
- a CDS encoding GAF domain-containing protein, whose amino-acid sequence MKKLFDDLTRSLQQFDKEHLSEILHTVATGLKKGFKCNTVRVYLEDLYEGMLVCQYISGKDRPENHRIIKYISPRESITSQALYENSVMVSWKVPGGISNYRNPFETIAGIKSMVVFPITYQMRPIGTLSLDWDREGQFLDQEAIDGIAGFLSEISERIEKAKRFRQILTFSKHINRAQKKEAAWMMMRSAVNLIEKLTLASVLIPSSLQDNKPIQDGSTDLVEIFTVYSQNKEHVPVYSDKDQISVLNDQNLISRIVEFDQDKGLVILDPKRSEVYTANVMEEQFPRKEIVEQLNLVSLYQIPKFNKETNQFICAVNYYTSEPYRFTRFETQLLQEHASMVEKLILEQNPTHIEIQVLSEIEELLSEKKTSLPEFLSNILAKTSELLGADCGTISLLKLVNNTSWLVIEDEEGNTIGAKSRDWKKNKIPPLAVGGNDLPEDTRSLNGYCAHTARPVLVGDVRNKNSTQGFYKSLSPAIRSELAVPILFENQVLGVINQDSFRINHFTEEHKKILQIIASLISQKVHNLKQIEEIKQEKSALSQEIEYRDPKISSYYLGNVIGRSRKIHTLVEQIDTVVESIGNRMLHWDESHQSDTVMGLPSLLIVGKTGTGKEFFFNNIYSRLSEMFRKHGGNDFELPVKKTNIAAYSGELTYSELFGHNKGAFTGADSHRQGILEEADGGIVFLDEIGDADPKTQVQLLRFLDAGVFFRLGENKPRHSRIFLIAATNKNLGEEIAQGRFREDLFHRLNALSFRIPSLDERRDDIQDLAIHFLGRLHFAYRKVKEEDPAPYLDQPAIEFLKKRNYRGNVRELKNILLRALFFRKGPVIKREDIEAACQDDSPWNTQPEAHEEISTSLLEHIENQGNNFWTVLYRPFKSKEITRDTVRNVIETARDKYQTNLPGLAIKLKVCEEDFRENQEENKKFISFKNFLYKTIRISEI is encoded by the coding sequence ATGAAAAAACTTTTTGACGACCTGACCCGCTCCCTGCAGCAATTCGACAAAGAACATCTTTCTGAAATTCTCCATACTGTAGCCACTGGCCTTAAAAAGGGTTTTAAGTGCAATACGGTTAGGGTGTATCTCGAGGATCTATACGAGGGAATGCTGGTGTGCCAGTACATTTCTGGAAAAGATCGTCCGGAAAACCACCGGATAATTAAATATATTTCACCCCGGGAATCCATCACCTCGCAGGCTCTTTATGAAAATTCGGTCATGGTTTCCTGGAAAGTTCCGGGTGGGATTTCCAACTACCGAAACCCATTTGAAACCATTGCAGGTATCAAAAGCATGGTCGTATTCCCCATCACCTACCAGATGAGACCCATTGGAACCTTAAGTCTTGATTGGGACCGTGAAGGACAGTTTCTGGACCAGGAAGCGATTGACGGTATTGCAGGTTTTCTTTCTGAAATCAGTGAGCGCATAGAAAAGGCCAAACGCTTCCGGCAAATCCTGACATTTTCCAAACATATCAACCGGGCACAAAAAAAAGAAGCTGCATGGATGATGATGCGATCTGCTGTCAATTTGATTGAAAAGTTGACTCTGGCTTCCGTCCTAATCCCTTCCAGTCTTCAGGATAACAAGCCCATTCAAGATGGCTCGACCGACCTTGTGGAAATTTTCACTGTATACAGCCAGAACAAGGAGCATGTCCCGGTTTACAGCGACAAGGACCAGATCAGCGTTCTTAACGATCAAAACCTTATCAGCAGGATTGTTGAGTTTGACCAGGATAAAGGACTTGTCATTCTAGATCCCAAACGTTCTGAGGTTTATACCGCTAACGTGATGGAGGAGCAATTCCCACGGAAAGAAATTGTTGAACAATTGAACCTGGTCTCGCTTTATCAAATCCCCAAATTTAATAAGGAAACGAACCAGTTCATTTGTGCGGTCAATTATTACACCAGTGAGCCATACCGGTTTACCCGATTCGAAACGCAGCTCTTGCAGGAGCACGCTTCAATGGTGGAGAAGTTGATTCTGGAGCAGAATCCCACCCATATTGAAATCCAGGTGTTATCTGAAATTGAGGAACTGCTTTCCGAAAAAAAAACATCCCTTCCGGAATTTTTAAGCAATATCCTGGCTAAAACCTCCGAGTTGCTGGGTGCCGATTGTGGGACCATTTCCCTGTTAAAACTTGTCAACAACACATCGTGGCTGGTGATCGAAGATGAAGAAGGCAATACCATTGGGGCCAAATCACGCGACTGGAAGAAAAACAAAATCCCTCCCCTGGCTGTCGGAGGCAACGACCTTCCCGAGGACACGCGCTCACTTAACGGATACTGCGCACACACGGCACGTCCAGTATTGGTGGGCGATGTAAGGAATAAAAATTCGACCCAGGGGTTTTATAAAAGCCTGTCTCCCGCTATTCGGTCTGAATTGGCCGTCCCCATCCTCTTTGAAAACCAAGTCTTGGGGGTCATCAACCAGGACAGCTTTCGAATCAACCATTTCACTGAAGAGCACAAAAAAATCCTGCAAATTATTGCCAGTCTGATAAGTCAAAAAGTACACAACCTGAAGCAGATTGAGGAAATCAAACAGGAGAAATCGGCGCTAAGCCAGGAAATTGAATATCGCGATCCAAAGATTTCCTCTTATTACCTCGGTAATGTCATTGGCCGTAGCAGGAAAATCCATACTCTTGTTGAGCAAATTGACACGGTAGTCGAGTCCATTGGAAACCGTATGCTGCATTGGGATGAAAGCCATCAATCGGATACAGTGATGGGTTTGCCCTCGCTCCTGATCGTTGGAAAAACGGGAACCGGAAAAGAATTTTTCTTCAACAATATTTATTCAAGACTTTCAGAAATGTTCAGGAAGCACGGCGGAAATGACTTCGAACTGCCTGTAAAAAAAACAAATATTGCAGCCTATAGTGGGGAATTGACCTACAGCGAACTGTTTGGTCATAACAAAGGGGCGTTCACCGGAGCCGATTCACACAGGCAGGGTATTCTGGAAGAAGCCGACGGGGGCATTGTTTTTCTGGATGAGATCGGGGATGCCGATCCCAAAACCCAGGTGCAGTTATTGCGATTTCTGGATGCAGGTGTGTTCTTCCGTCTTGGAGAAAACAAGCCTCGGCACTCAAGAATATTTTTAATTGCAGCAACCAATAAAAACCTAGGAGAAGAAATTGCCCAGGGCCGGTTCAGGGAAGATCTTTTTCACAGATTAAATGCTCTCAGCTTCCGCATACCTTCGCTCGACGAAAGGCGCGATGATATTCAGGACCTGGCGATTCATTTCCTGGGCCGATTGCATTTCGCCTATAGAAAAGTTAAAGAAGAAGATCCTGCCCCTTATCTGGACCAACCGGCTATAGAGTTTCTTAAAAAACGAAACTATCGAGGCAATGTGAGGGAATTAAAAAATATCTTGCTACGCGCCCTGTTTTTCCGCAAAGGCCCTGTCATTAAACGCGAGGATATTGAAGCTGCTTGTCAGGATGATAGTCCGTGGAACACACAACCTGAGGCTCATGAGGAAATATCCACTTCACTTTTGGAGCATATCGAAAATCAGGGAAACAATTTCTGGACTGTTTTGTACCGTCCCTTCAAATCAAAAGAAATAACTCGCGATACCGTAAGAAATGTTATCGAGACCGCGCGTGACAAATATCAAACCAACCTTCCCGGACTGGCGATAAAACTAAAAGTGTGTGAAGAGGACTTCCGCGAAAACCAGGAAGAAAATAAAAAGTTTATAAGTTTTAAAAACTTTCTCTACAAAACCATTCGAATTTCTGAAATTTAA
- a CDS encoding universal stress protein, translating to MFKNIYVPVDNSDYSNACIDMAVEFAKCGDTTVTSSHVYAAKMHDVRFRQMESGLPEEYQDEQELEKQRAIHDQLITKGMEVITDSYLDVPRFKCKSEDVPFVGKSLEGRNWIELVRDIKESDYDLVIMGALGLGAIKDSQMGTVTERVIRRIETDTLIVKNVPELHGNDNGSGKIVVAVDGSGHCFGGLKTGIEMAKKLNRPLEVISTFDPYFHYAMFNSLTGVLSKDAAKVFKFEQQEKLHEDIIDKGLAKIYQSHLEVSRKLVEEEGMECTIRLLDGKVFEKILQYAREEKPYLLILGRIGVHSAPDMDIGGNTENLLRMVPCNVFLSSKVFKPPIDMQAEESIDWTAEAKERLKKIPGFVRPMATSAILRYSLERGHSMITSAVITEACENILPAGAMQAMYSIGDQMRDKMDKGEDPLEGMIKDRQEILYEKFQKDAEEHAETDGRDVPVTLKCGSCGAYHPSDVVKCSVCGATDSSFAPVDKDQFTPTDEESKDTTTVTTFDSVEVTWTQEAINFLEEFPEGHIRRRAHARIEKNARVQKVLEVSLEFATQIINGKAVIKKEENGANGSGGNGNGANDSSKGLAGDGSATQVATAEPEVCDLVAGQPDVDGFTWEQEAIARLEQVPKGFMRDNTRTRVIDFAKKENITNISYETCVKGIEYSVQVMSEMIQNGATIEDFLPGK from the coding sequence ATGTTCAAAAATATTTATGTCCCCGTTGATAACTCGGACTATTCCAACGCCTGTATCGATATGGCAGTGGAATTCGCCAAATGTGGCGATACCACAGTTACGTCCAGCCATGTGTATGCGGCCAAAATGCATGACGTTCGCTTTCGCCAGATGGAGAGTGGACTTCCCGAGGAATACCAGGATGAGCAGGAACTCGAAAAGCAGCGTGCCATCCACGACCAGTTGATCACTAAGGGGATGGAAGTTATTACCGATTCCTATCTCGATGTTCCCCGCTTCAAGTGTAAATCCGAAGACGTCCCTTTTGTAGGCAAGTCACTTGAAGGTCGAAACTGGATTGAGCTTGTCCGGGATATCAAGGAATCAGATTACGACTTGGTCATTATGGGAGCGCTGGGTCTGGGAGCTATCAAAGATAGCCAAATGGGAACGGTAACGGAACGCGTGATTCGCCGTATTGAAACCGATACTCTCATTGTAAAAAATGTTCCTGAATTGCATGGGAATGACAACGGTAGTGGAAAAATTGTTGTGGCGGTTGATGGCAGCGGACACTGTTTTGGAGGGCTCAAAACAGGTATTGAGATGGCAAAAAAGCTGAACCGTCCACTGGAAGTGATCTCCACTTTTGATCCTTATTTCCATTACGCAATGTTCAACAGCCTGACCGGCGTCCTTTCCAAAGATGCGGCTAAGGTGTTCAAGTTTGAGCAGCAGGAAAAACTCCACGAAGACATTATTGATAAGGGCCTTGCAAAAATTTATCAGTCACACCTTGAAGTGTCCCGTAAGCTGGTTGAGGAAGAGGGAATGGAGTGCACCATCCGGCTTCTAGATGGAAAGGTCTTCGAAAAGATTCTCCAATACGCTCGTGAAGAAAAACCCTATTTACTCATTCTGGGTAGGATCGGCGTTCACAGTGCACCAGATATGGACATCGGAGGAAATACAGAAAACCTGCTGCGCATGGTTCCCTGTAATGTCTTCCTTTCCAGCAAAGTGTTCAAGCCACCGATCGACATGCAGGCAGAGGAAAGTATCGACTGGACTGCCGAAGCTAAAGAGCGTCTCAAGAAAATTCCAGGCTTTGTTCGCCCAATGGCGACTTCAGCAATCTTGCGCTATTCCCTGGAACGCGGTCACAGCATGATCACGTCCGCTGTTATCACCGAAGCGTGCGAAAATATCCTGCCGGCAGGAGCGATGCAGGCGATGTACAGCATTGGGGATCAAATGCGCGATAAAATGGATAAGGGAGAGGATCCACTGGAGGGCATGATTAAAGACCGACAGGAAATTCTCTACGAAAAGTTCCAGAAAGATGCTGAAGAGCATGCTGAAACTGATGGACGTGATGTTCCCGTCACTCTCAAGTGTGGTAGTTGTGGGGCTTACCATCCTTCAGATGTAGTTAAATGCAGCGTCTGCGGAGCGACTGACTCCAGTTTCGCCCCGGTAGACAAAGACCAGTTCACCCCAACAGACGAAGAAAGTAAGGACACGACCACTGTCACCACCTTCGATTCTGTTGAAGTTACCTGGACTCAGGAAGCCATCAACTTTCTGGAGGAGTTTCCGGAAGGCCACATCAGACGCCGTGCTCATGCGCGCATCGAGAAAAACGCCCGAGTGCAGAAAGTTTTGGAAGTGTCTCTTGAATTTGCCACCCAGATCATCAACGGCAAAGCGGTTATTAAGAAAGAGGAAAATGGGGCAAACGGTTCCGGTGGAAATGGCAATGGAGCGAATGATTCCAGTAAAGGTCTTGCAGGTGATGGCTCGGCAACCCAAGTGGCAACAGCCGAACCTGAAGTTTGCGACCTGGTAGCCGGTCAACCGGATGTGGACGGCTTTACTTGGGAGCAGGAAGCGATTGCGCGTCTCGAGCAGGTTCCAAAAGGGTTCATGCGAGACAACACCCGCACCCGTGTCATTGACTTTGCGAAAAAAGAAAACATCACCAACATCTCATACGAAACCTGCGTGAAGGGGATTGAGTATTCAGTTCAGGTGATGAGTGAAATGATTCAGAACGGGGCCACCATTGAAGACTTCCTTCCGGGAAAATAG
- the fliE gene encoding flagellar hook-basal body complex protein FliE has product MQDITVKTNLKSVLNPGLSNLEAKPAAAAGEGEEGSFIETLSDSIQKVNELQKEADVAIEKLATGESNSVHGAMLAVSKADTAFRLTMQVRNKMVEAYQEVMRMQV; this is encoded by the coding sequence ATGCAGGATATTACAGTAAAAACGAATCTGAAATCGGTGCTCAATCCAGGATTGAGTAACCTCGAAGCCAAACCGGCTGCCGCAGCGGGTGAGGGTGAAGAGGGTTCGTTTATTGAAACCCTGTCGGATTCGATCCAGAAGGTCAACGAGCTTCAGAAAGAAGCTGATGTGGCGATCGAAAAACTTGCGACTGGTGAATCCAACAGTGTGCATGGTGCTATGCTTGCCGTTTCAAAAGCCGACACTGCTTTTCGCCTGACCATGCAGGTTCGCAATAAAATGGTAGAAGCCTATCAGGAAGTGATGCGAATGCAGGTATAA
- a CDS encoding ABC transporter ATP-binding protein, with protein MVTQSGFQIFKRLVTYLVPYRKLIILTMVTSVIIGVLSTSPVPIIQKIFDDIFLQKDMFMLKVVPLLMIVVYLVKDSLRYLQSIIIQRIGWELVAKLREDMFQHLHRVPYTFFEGDTTGELMSRLINDVNVMLLSITKLVKDLMQNGVMLIGLLAWVFYMKWDWALFSIIVFPLALGPISIIAKKLRRLGRRGQEVLATINSAMLESFSGIKIVRAFGLENKEQEKLRQHNQEFLGIMRKDVKYTEMTSPFMEMVGITLGAVVLWLGGTQVIEGEVSQGVFISFIVAFFMMNDPVRLLFKTYTESQKALAAAERVFQVLDEREEAADDGDTVIENFQSTIEYRSVFFEYPTREGMVLKDINLTIHKSDVIAIVGMSGAGKTTLMDLLFKFFRVTKGSILIDGIDINRITSNSLRRQMALVTQETFLFNDTVWANIAMGNPGASKEEILKAAEAAHVDNFIQNLDDGYDTVVGERGLKLSGGQRQRLAIARAILRNAPILVLDEATSSLDSESERLVQNALEHLMEHRTTFIIAHRLSTVKNADRIIVMEHGEIVGEGNHEKLLADCAQYQKYYEMQFAG; from the coding sequence ATGGTCACTCAATCAGGATTTCAAATTTTCAAACGGCTGGTTACCTATCTGGTGCCTTACCGGAAGTTAATCATCCTGACGATGGTGACCTCGGTCATTATTGGTGTTTTATCAACATCTCCTGTCCCGATCATTCAAAAGATTTTTGACGACATCTTTCTTCAAAAAGATATGTTCATGTTGAAAGTGGTGCCTCTTTTAATGATTGTGGTCTATCTGGTCAAGGACAGTCTGCGGTATTTGCAGAGTATTATTATTCAACGAATCGGGTGGGAGCTGGTAGCCAAGCTCAGGGAGGATATGTTTCAGCATCTGCACAGGGTGCCTTATACTTTTTTTGAAGGTGACACGACCGGGGAATTGATGTCACGCCTGATAAACGACGTCAATGTGATGCTCCTGTCTATTACAAAACTTGTTAAGGACCTCATGCAGAATGGGGTTATGTTGATTGGTTTACTGGCCTGGGTGTTCTACATGAAATGGGACTGGGCTCTTTTTTCTATCATTGTGTTTCCCCTTGCATTGGGTCCCATTTCCATAATTGCAAAAAAGCTTCGCCGCCTTGGGCGTCGTGGGCAGGAAGTCCTCGCTACTATCAATTCCGCCATGCTTGAATCCTTTTCAGGGATCAAGATCGTCCGCGCCTTTGGTCTTGAGAACAAGGAACAGGAAAAACTCCGTCAGCATAACCAGGAGTTTCTTGGCATCATGCGTAAAGATGTCAAATACACTGAAATGACGTCTCCATTTATGGAAATGGTTGGGATTACCCTTGGGGCTGTCGTGCTCTGGCTGGGTGGAACCCAGGTTATTGAGGGTGAAGTTTCTCAAGGTGTTTTTATTTCATTTATCGTCGCTTTTTTTATGATGAATGATCCGGTGCGATTACTCTTCAAAACATACACCGAATCACAAAAGGCTCTGGCTGCGGCAGAGCGCGTGTTTCAGGTCCTTGACGAAAGGGAAGAGGCTGCTGACGATGGGGATACAGTGATTGAAAATTTTCAGTCCACCATTGAATATCGGTCCGTTTTTTTTGAATACCCGACACGTGAAGGGATGGTACTGAAAGATATCAATCTGACTATTCATAAATCCGATGTGATTGCCATTGTTGGGATGAGTGGTGCCGGCAAGACCACGTTGATGGATCTTCTGTTTAAGTTTTTTCGTGTTACCAAGGGAAGCATTCTCATAGATGGGATCGATATAAACAGGATCACCAGTAATTCACTCAGGCGGCAGATGGCATTGGTGACTCAGGAAACATTTTTATTTAATGACACGGTTTGGGCCAACATCGCGATGGGAAACCCTGGAGCTTCCAAAGAGGAAATTCTAAAAGCCGCAGAAGCGGCCCATGTTGATAACTTTATCCAAAACCTGGATGACGGTTATGACACCGTCGTCGGCGAACGTGGGTTGAAACTTTCAGGAGGGCAGAGACAGAGACTGGCCATTGCCCGTGCTATTCTAAGAAATGCCCCAATCCTGGTTCTGGACGAAGCCACATCATCACTGGATTCCGAATCGGAAAGACTGGTGCAGAATGCTCTTGAACATTTAATGGAACATCGGACGACATTTATTATCGCACACAGGCTTTCGACCGTTAAAAATGCAGATCGAATCATTGTAATGGAGCACGGAGAAATAGTGGGAGAAGGCAACCATGAAAAACTGCTTGCGGATTGCGCCCAGTACCAGAAGTATTATGAGATGCAATTTGCAGGTTGA
- a CDS encoding adenosylhomocysteinase, with product MSSSVGVAEKFKVKDMSLAEWGREEIIIAEKEMPGLMALREKYGKEKPLKGARIAGSLHMTIQTAVLMETLIELGAEVRWASCNIFSTQDHAAAAMAAAGIPVFAWKGETEEEYWWCTAQTLLFDDGPNMILDDGGDLTGYVHDKHPEMLAQIKGISEETTTGVGKLYKMIKDGSLKVPAMNVNDSVTKSKFDNLYGCRESLADGIKRATDVMVAGKVVAIGGYGDVGKGSAQSMRGFGARVLVTEIDPICALQAAMEGFEVTTMDEAIKEADIFVTTTGCEDIITIDHMKNMKDTAIVCNIGHFDCEIQVEELNNFPGIVKKEIKPQVDKYTFPDGHCIILLAEGRLVNLGCATGHPSFVMSNSFTNQVLAQMELYNKKYEVGVYTLPKKLDEEVARLHLDKLGVKLTRLTDKQAAYLGIPVEGPYKPEHYRY from the coding sequence ATGAGTTCGTCTGTCGGCGTGGCCGAAAAATTTAAAGTTAAAGACATGTCCCTTGCTGAGTGGGGACGTGAGGAAATTATAATTGCTGAAAAAGAGATGCCCGGACTGATGGCGCTCCGTGAAAAATACGGTAAGGAAAAACCTCTCAAGGGAGCAAGAATTGCCGGTTCCCTTCACATGACCATTCAAACTGCAGTTCTGATGGAAACCCTGATAGAGCTGGGAGCAGAAGTCCGATGGGCTTCCTGCAACATCTTCTCAACGCAGGATCACGCAGCCGCCGCTATGGCAGCAGCGGGCATTCCAGTATTCGCCTGGAAAGGTGAGACTGAAGAGGAATACTGGTGGTGCACAGCACAAACCCTGCTCTTCGATGATGGCCCCAACATGATCCTGGATGATGGCGGTGATCTCACGGGTTACGTCCACGACAAGCACCCTGAGATGCTGGCACAGATCAAAGGAATTTCAGAAGAAACCACCACTGGCGTTGGCAAACTTTATAAAATGATCAAAGATGGGTCCTTGAAGGTTCCCGCCATGAACGTCAATGATTCAGTAACAAAATCCAAATTTGACAATCTTTACGGTTGCCGCGAATCACTGGCTGACGGTATCAAGCGTGCGACTGATGTTATGGTCGCAGGAAAAGTTGTAGCTATAGGCGGTTATGGGGATGTTGGGAAAGGTTCTGCTCAATCCATGCGGGGTTTTGGAGCTCGGGTTCTCGTGACTGAAATCGATCCTATCTGCGCCTTACAGGCGGCGATGGAAGGTTTCGAAGTGACCACTATGGATGAGGCAATAAAAGAAGCTGATATTTTTGTCACCACAACAGGTTGCGAAGACATCATCACTATTGACCACATGAAAAACATGAAAGACACCGCCATCGTTTGTAATATCGGTCACTTCGATTGCGAGATTCAGGTTGAGGAACTTAACAATTTCCCGGGCATCGTAAAAAAGGAAATCAAACCTCAGGTTGATAAATACACCTTCCCTGATGGCCATTGCATCATACTGCTGGCGGAAGGTCGGTTGGTGAACCTGGGTTGCGCAACCGGGCACCCATCTTTTGTTATGTCCAACTCATTCACCAACCAGGTACTGGCCCAGATGGAGCTTTACAACAAGAAATATGAGGTTGGAGTTTACACATTACCTAAAAAGCTGGATGAAGAGGTCGCGCGCTTGCATCTTGATAAACTGGGTGTCAAGTTGACCCGGTTGACTGATAAACAGGCCGCCTACCTGGGTATTCCTGTGGAAGGCCCATACAAGCCTGAGCATTACCGCTACTAA
- the flgB gene encoding flagellar basal body rod protein FlgB, whose product MLLDRILFNNRTPAVLKKALDFQSQRHLLVSSNISNLDTPGFKAKDVNFEGQLRQAIGTTGDLKMATTHGKHIGPGNSAVKKMSPDVFEEPDPAKSNGNNVNLDKEMMKLAENQIAYNATTQLLGKRASTIRAAITEIAQ is encoded by the coding sequence ATGTTATTAGACCGCATTTTATTCAACAATCGCACCCCTGCGGTGCTCAAAAAGGCCCTTGATTTCCAGTCTCAGAGGCATTTGCTGGTATCCAGCAATATCAGCAATCTGGATACACCGGGATTTAAGGCCAAAGATGTCAATTTTGAAGGCCAGTTAAGGCAGGCTATAGGGACCACGGGCGATTTGAAAATGGCCACAACCCACGGAAAACATATAGGCCCGGGAAATTCTGCCGTTAAGAAAATGAGTCCTGATGTATTTGAAGAACCGGACCCGGCCAAGTCCAATGGAAATAATGTCAATCTGGACAAGGAAATGATGAAACTGGCGGAAAACCAGATTGCCTACAATGCGACCACTCAGTTGCTAGGGAAGCGCGCATCAACCATAAGGGCGGCCATCACTGAAATCGCTCAATAG
- a CDS encoding alpha/beta fold hydrolase, whose protein sequence is MVAEEIVAPFKEIYPFRSHFLKLDSYSYHFLDEGEGDPLLMLHGNPTWSFYYRSLIRGLQHQNRCVVPDHMGCGLSDKPQNYPYTLETHIQNVETLVDHLSLDNITLVVHDWGGAIGMGFATRHPEKIKRLIIFNTAAFISNRIPWSIDICRNPLIGPFAIQGLNAFSRVALIRASKVSGRLAGKVSEGYLAPYKTPEDRIAQLRFVQDIPMTPDVKSYPVVQEIESSLGKFKNHPALIVWGLKDFCFTEHFLDRWKMILPNAEVQALKKAGHYVVEDAYEDIIPNMIRFLNKHPIDAK, encoded by the coding sequence ATGGTAGCGGAAGAGATTGTTGCCCCTTTTAAAGAAATATATCCTTTTAGATCTCATTTTTTAAAACTGGATTCATATAGTTATCATTTCCTTGATGAAGGGGAGGGCGATCCTCTTCTGATGCTCCACGGAAACCCTACCTGGTCCTTTTACTACCGGTCTCTGATTCGTGGATTGCAGCATCAGAATCGTTGTGTGGTTCCCGACCACATGGGTTGTGGGCTGTCAGATAAACCGCAGAACTATCCATACACTCTAGAGACTCATATACAAAATGTCGAAACGTTGGTCGATCATCTGAGCCTGGATAACATCACGCTGGTAGTGCATGATTGGGGTGGGGCGATTGGAATGGGGTTTGCCACACGTCATCCTGAAAAAATCAAACGGCTTATTATTTTTAATACGGCAGCTTTTATTTCGAACCGGATCCCGTGGAGTATAGATATTTGTCGCAACCCATTAATTGGTCCGTTTGCTATACAAGGGTTAAACGCGTTTTCCCGCGTAGCTTTGATTAGAGCAAGTAAAGTTAGTGGACGATTGGCCGGAAAAGTGAGTGAGGGTTATCTGGCGCCCTATAAAACGCCCGAGGATCGGATTGCACAACTGCGTTTTGTGCAGGATATTCCAATGACTCCGGATGTGAAAAGTTACCCTGTTGTTCAGGAAATTGAGTCGAGTCTGGGGAAGTTCAAAAATCATCCGGCTTTGATCGTCTGGGGATTGAAGGATTTTTGTTTTACCGAGCACTTTCTGGATCGATGGAAAATGATTTTACCAAACGCCGAGGTGCAGGCTTTAAAAAAGGCGGGCCACTATGTTGTTGAGGATGCTTATGAAGACATTATTCCGAACATGATCCGGTTTTTAAACAAACACCCTATTGATGCCAAATAA
- a CDS encoding 3-oxoacyl-ACP synthase III gives MKFENVFIESLGYHLPENVVTSEDLERELAPLYEKLKLPYGRLEMMSGIGERRFWEKGIFPSEVSSIAGTRALEKSSIDKNDIGTLICASVCRDFLEPATATVIHHNLELPQDCMVFDISNACLGVMNGMITVANQIESGQIKAGLVVAGENGGPLVRATIENLLSDPEPNRSKIKTAFASLTIGSAAVAVLLVHRDFSENGHRLLGGVSRADTSHNHLCRGTEDTGMGLTAQPLMETDAETLMQEGIRLGGKTWEIFKKEMGWSGDEVNRSFCHQVGSLHRKLMLETFQLDPANDFTTLETLGNTGSAALPVTLAKGEEAGFLSTGDKIALLGIGSGLNCMMLGVEW, from the coding sequence ATGAAGTTTGAAAACGTTTTTATCGAATCCCTTGGCTATCACCTTCCAGAAAATGTGGTGACCTCGGAGGATCTGGAACGGGAGCTTGCGCCGCTCTATGAAAAATTAAAACTTCCATACGGTCGTCTGGAAATGATGAGCGGGATCGGTGAGAGACGGTTCTGGGAAAAGGGGATATTCCCTAGTGAGGTGAGTTCCATAGCGGGTACCCGTGCCCTTGAAAAATCTTCGATCGACAAAAATGATATCGGAACACTCATTTGCGCCAGTGTTTGCCGGGACTTCCTGGAGCCTGCGACCGCGACGGTGATCCACCACAACCTGGAATTACCCCAGGACTGTATGGTGTTTGATATTTCCAACGCCTGCCTTGGGGTGATGAATGGCATGATTACCGTTGCCAACCAGATTGAATCAGGGCAAATCAAGGCAGGCCTTGTAGTGGCAGGGGAAAATGGTGGGCCACTGGTTCGGGCTACTATTGAAAATTTACTGAGCGATCCTGAACCGAATCGATCCAAAATCAAAACCGCTTTTGCTTCACTTACTATTGGGTCCGCAGCTGTGGCTGTGCTTCTTGTTCATCGAGACTTTTCTGAAAATGGACACCGTTTACTTGGTGGGGTTTCACGCGCCGATACAAGTCACAACCATTTATGTCGAGGTACTGAAGATACGGGTATGGGATTGACGGCACAGCCGTTGATGGAAACCGATGCGGAAACCTTGATGCAGGAAGGCATTCGATTGGGAGGGAAAACCTGGGAAATCTTTAAAAAAGAAATGGGTTGGTCTGGTGACGAAGTAAATCGGTCTTTTTGTCATCAGGTGGGTTCCCTTCACAGAAAATTAATGCTGGAGACATTTCAACTGGATCCCGCAAATGATTTCACAACCCTGGAAACTCTCGGTAATACCGGTTCCGCTGCACTTCCAGTGACCCTGGCGAAGGGAGAGGAGGCGGGTTTCCTTTCAACAGGAGATAAGATAGCCCTGCTTGGAATTGGAAGTGGATTGAATTGTATGATGCTGGGTGTAGAATGGTAG